The genomic region CTAGTTGCAATAGAGGTTGACTATCTTCAAAATCATCAGAAACTAGTCCTAATGTATCTGATTGAATTTCCCCATCTACGAACCGCCGAAAAACTTGCTTACAACCTGGATAAGTTGATTTACCGCTAGATTGCTTCATAGTGGGAATACCATCGATTTCGACTAGTTTATAAACTCCATTGACAGGATTACCAGTAACTAAGCGGGTTCCTAGCCCATAACCGTCGATACAAGCTCCAGCCGCTTTCAGTCTAGCAATTTCATACTCATCCAAGTCGCCACTAGCAAAAATCTGGACATCGGGAAGGAGCGATCGCACTTGTTGCGATAAACTGACTAAATCGCCAGAATCTAGCCGCACTCCAGATAGTTCCATTTCTCCTGCATTTACCTTGCTGGCTAAATCGGTAGCAGCAGCAACAGTATCATAGGTATCAATTAACAACGGTGCGCCAGGAAAAGACTGGTGAAAAGCCGTAAAAGCATCACTTTCACTCCCTTCAATTGCTTTCATCGCCATTACCAAAGAGTGCGCCATCGTTCCACTGGGTTTCTCACCCAATTTTAACGCCGCTAACACATTGGATGTCGCATCTAAACCTCCCGCTAAGGCGGCTCTGGCAGCCCATAAGGAAGCTTGAGGACTAAATGCCCTGCGAGTACCAAATTCTAATAAAGTCGCCTCTGCACCCGCTATATCCCGCAATCTAGCGGCTCTGGTAGCTACCAAAGTTTGATAGTTAATGGTATTGAGAAGATAGGTTTCTACTAATTGGGCTTGCCATAGGGGTGCTTCAACCCGCAGAATAGGTTCATTAGCAAAAACTACAGTCCCTTCCGGAACCGCCCACACATCTCCTGTAAACTGGAAATCAAGGAGCGTATCCCAAAAGCGATCGCTCACATGGTCAAAAATCCCCGTACTTTGCAAATATTGAATTTGTTCTGGGCTAAATTTTAGTTGTTCTAAATACTCCAAAACTTGAGTTAATCCCATCGCTACCAGGTAACCAAATCCATCGGGTAGTTTCCTGGTAAACAATTCAAAACTAGCTCGTTTCGTATCTAAACCTTCTTTTACATAGCAAGCAGCCATTGTTAGCTGATACAAATCCGTCAGCAAGCTGTATTCATCCGGCGTTACCGTCAATTCTGGCGACGTAATTTGAGTCTTCTGTTTAGTTAAAATTCCTACCACCTACCTACCTCCCCATTAATGGCAAATAAATACCCTGTGAGT from Merismopedia glauca CCAP 1448/3 harbors:
- a CDS encoding nicotinate phosphoribosyltransferase is translated as MVGILTKQKTQITSPELTVTPDEYSLLTDLYQLTMAACYVKEGLDTKRASFELFTRKLPDGFGYLVAMGLTQVLEYLEQLKFSPEQIQYLQSTGIFDHVSDRFWDTLLDFQFTGDVWAVPEGTVVFANEPILRVEAPLWQAQLVETYLLNTINYQTLVATRAARLRDIAGAEATLLEFGTRRAFSPQASLWAARAALAGGLDATSNVLAALKLGEKPSGTMAHSLVMAMKAIEGSESDAFTAFHQSFPGAPLLIDTYDTVAAATDLASKVNAGEMELSGVRLDSGDLVSLSQQVRSLLPDVQIFASGDLDEYEIARLKAAGACIDGYGLGTRLVTGNPVNGVYKLVEIDGIPTMKQSSGKSTYPGCKQVFRRFVDGEIQSDTLGLVSDDFEDSQPLLQLVCQNGKNLQLPETLAAIRHRTQTNVASLPAIARQLQNPQSPPVMVSESLQKLTLKEEGRGKKGN